The sequence TCCCTTCTCTGCTAAGCTCCTTGAGGACATGGGTCTGTTTTTTAATAACTAGTATTTattattaagtgcttcaaatGTGCCAAGTTCTATGTGAAATACCTTACATGTTATGCAATTCTTACAACCACCCCATGAGGTaggtattgtttttattttacagataaatcaAGACTGTAAAATTAGGAACCTACCCAAGATCACAAAGTAAGTGGCAGAAGTCTAATTTAAAAACCATGTCTGAGTCCACAACCCATGCTCTTAATCACTCCTGGCTTTGTCTTTCAGTGCCTAACACAGAATcccccattgccatctagtcgattccaagttatagcgaccccacaggacagagtagactgcctcatagaatttccaaggagcacctggtggattcgaactgcctaccttttactTAGCAagtacagcacttaaccactacaccgccagggtttcctagcatataataggtgctcaattaaCATACTAAGTGATTAAATAAGTTGATACGTCTGCtttgaggaagaaaggaagaacctTCATAGGTATAAAGTGACATGATGTAAGCAAAATGAACGTACCGAGAGGAACTAAAGGTCCAAATTATTTAGAGACAAGATGACTTAAATCATTTTATCTTGTCTCATTAGGTCCTATGCAATAAGATGTATTAATGATTATAAAAATTGCTTTTGTTCAAATCGTCGTGATTTAACCCCTTCAAAAAGTTCAACATCAAATACTTACCTCCAAACAGCTGTCAATTGCTCCCTGCCAATCTGACATCTTCAGTTTACAAGCACCGATATTCAGTACGCAGCTTAAAGCTACAGGTTGTAGCTTGGATCTATCTGCTTTCTCAATCACAGCCTTTGAACTTTCCACGTATCTGAAAAAATCATTAATAGAAGTAGTATGCAATGTTCTGTAAATAAGACTCTGGTTCTTCAACTATGTTAAAGGGTATTATGTAATTTCTGATACAAAAGCTCATTAAATGCTAGTATTAATGATCATAATCTTTTTAGTAAATACACACGTTtaggaagtttttattttttctttttcttcacagGCCAATTTAAAAGCAATCCTCAAATCTAAAAATAATTATGTACTaataaaaaatttgtttttaaaattcagtCTCATTATGCTGGAAAGTATTCCAGCATAATTATGTTTAGAACTAGGGTTCTCACCATGAAAGAAGAGAATGGAATGGGGAAAGGTGAAGGACTCGGTAGTGCTGATTTTGAATTATGTTAGTGTAACTAACATAGTTCCTAGCTCTTTCCACTCAAAGAGCCCATAAACAATGAGCACACTCAGCCCCCAGAATTTGGTTTCTAAAGTCCATCCCCCACTGAAAAgaatcagggctccttggagaaactgCTAACACCTGAACTGGAAAGAAGGATAAGTGTAAGGTAAGCTTGGAACATCTTGTGTCAGAAAACAAGCAAATACATTAATGGGAACATGTTAGAATACAGGAGATGGACTGGGGGGGGGGGTTTCACTGGACATATTTGAgcatcataaaaaataataacagtatTTAACATATTAAACTAGAAAACATCCACCAGCTTATCGagccaagcctgttgccgttgagtcaattccgactcatagcaaccccatgtgttgaaGAGCAGTACTGAGCTCCAAAGGGGGAACGGGATCTTTCAAACAGAAGAGTGCCAGCTAATAACCACAGATTCAATGATAAAGTTAGAAAATCTCAGTTCTGCAACCATCAAAATAAATGATTCAGGCAAGGATTGCCAATGACACTAAATTGGGTGAAAGGCTGCAGTAGAATGGATATTTACACAGTCTCACAGTATCACCTCACGGGCTATTAACAGACATCTGGACGACACCACCTTTACAAAGTGTTCAAGCTCCAAGTAAGCCAAGCTGCTATGCGCCTTTCAGATACGATGTCATGGGGAATTTACAACATCACCTACCTAATTCCTTCTGACAAAACATTTAACTTCAATCTGAtcttgagaaaacaaaaaatacacagaTGGTATTTTACAAAACAACTGACCTGGGCTCCACCAACATGTTAATATCAAGAATGACTAAAAAACTCCTAGGGAGAGGGGCTGTCAACAATtagaaaagactaaaaagacattACAAGTGACACAATGCACGATTctggttttaaaaagaaaaaaaaaaaaaccggggAAATCTGAATATGGATTACATGAGATAATCTACCAGTGTTATTTTAGAGGTCTTACAATGGTATGAAGGATATCAGAATGTCCCTATTTCTTAAATACATGCtgaatatttaggaataaagtgTTATGGTACCCGCAACTTCCTTTTGAAATGGTTCTACAAAAAAATGTACAGCAAAAGTTAGGTATTGGTGAATGCAGGTACAAAGTATGTGGGTGTTCACGTCTTTTAACTTTTCtaaatttgaaatttttcaaaataagttGGGGGCAACAAAAGAAATGCAATTATTTCAACAAACCTGGTTACTCTGCAGTTAATTTTCCAAAAATACAATGAACAACTCTGAATTGGTTTGTAATTTAATTTACAAGTTCCTAAAAgtgatttattaaaaatattttattacctTAAAACTTTTGCATATTTCTTTATGGCCATCTCCCAGTTCTGGGATTTAAAAAAAGTATTCCCAATGTTTTTTAAGTCTTCTGTTATAAATACAATTTTATCTACCTGTATAAAAGAAAGGGTATAAGTGTTGGATTTTGTAGGTAATCTGGTTTTATGCTAGGTTTTATTTTAGTGCTTTGATTAAAGTCTGACTAATCTGAAAGTACTCACATCTTTTAAATCGATATCCGCATCCTCAGGGAAATCTGGGTGACTGTCGCCAGAGCCATCTTTTGGGAATATCCCCCAATCTTCCCCTTCTTTTAATTCTCCGCATTCTGCAATAACGCACAACTGTAAAAATAATCCTAAGTTGTAGAAGTACATTACCATGTTAATGAAAGATAAAAAATCATCTGCATTTATAAAGCTATACAGCTGGAAGTCATGTCCAAGACTCTTCTAAAACTAGATTTATGTAAGGAGAGTCACCGAGCtattgaattacagtgttgttagttgctgttagttgataccgactcacggcaacccagtGGGTGCAAgacactgtgctccacagaattttcaaggctgtgaccttttggaagcggatcaccaggactgtcttccaaggtgcctctgggtgggtttagactgccaaccttttagctggtagtcaagcacttaaccatttgcattacccagagactcctattaCTATAATGCCCTTTATAAACATTTCTACTGAAAAAATGTGACTACTTACAAAAGTATTTTACTGCTATTCAAAAGCTCAGAAGACAGAGAATTCAAAATTGTTTAACATTTTATATGTAATTTTCTTCAGGCGAGGCACATGCTTTCAGTTTAATACTGGCCCCTTCATGTACTGAAGGACAGCCTACCTCCTACAGGTAACTGAATTTCCAACTCCCACTCACAACCTTGTCAATTAAGTGGAGTGGTATCACGGCCATTTTCGTTCAGACATTTAGAACCCAAGGATCTTTAGAGGTAATCTAGTCTAAGCTCTTCAGTAATTTATACAGGATGAGGAAACAGGCCAAGAGAAGTCAGACAACAAAAATCAAGGCTAAACCACTAGTTAACAGCAGAGTCAGTACATGATTCTAGGTTCCTGTTCTTTCTACTCTACACACCAACTCCAAGTTTTACTGATACAGGAAGACTTCAGCCATCGACCAAAGATCATCGAGATTAAAGCTGAAATAAGAATTAAAATACTCTTTAAAAACTACACTAATCTTTCCCGTTGTAGAAAAAGAGTTTCAAAAAAGTcagcatttttttccagctagtAATAACCTAATCCTTTTACTTACATTTCCCATAACAGCTAAGATATTTGAAGTGTATTTCACTTTAACTTTTTACTTACTTTGGCAGGGTTTTCACCTTTCACTTCTACATTTTCCAGTATCCTTGCCACACCCATTCCTTTAATTACTTGGCCAAACACCACATGTTTCCCATCCAAATGAGGAGTTGGAACTGTTGTGATAAAGAACTGAGAACCATTTGTATTGCGTCCTGCGTTTGCCATGCTCAATAAACCCTCCTGATCATGCTGCAAGAATAAAAATCATTGAAAAGAAGGCCAAGGTCAGCAGTAGTAGTCTGAACTCATCTCCTACCGACCACTCAAACACGCAACTTAGGGTAGACTGTAATACCATTTAGACCCAACAATGTAGGGTCATTTTACTTTGTACAAACTGCAAACTTCAATTCACAAAACATGgggtactttatttttttaatttcaagaaaAGCTTATGAAACCAAATAAAGTAACATGAACAATACAAGGAGGTGttatttctaaatttatataTGAAGACGATGCTTATACTTCATCTTTAAGATGAACATGCTGGATTAAGAAAATCTAATAGTATATTTTGCCCTCtttatgattatttttttctgacaAGACCTGAAGAGTCTTCCACACTTATGGGCCTCCATTATGATCCTTTATGTATTAGTACACTGGAAACAGCGATGGGATACTGAGTTCACAAAGGACATTTCAGTTAAGTATTTTCCTAATTTCAAAAAGAATCCAAATGATACAGCTTCAAATCCCCAGTGAATCACCCCTTCGAAATCCGCCTTGGCATCAATGTGTTCAAAGGTTCTGTGAAAgccaattttttcatctttccaCTTTATCTCTTAGGCCTTTGAAAATGTATTCCTTGCGGGTCCATGCATTGTAATGCTCATGTTAAGTCCGTCCCTCCAATCTAAACCTAATTCAGCTTTCAAGGTCACCAAGTCTATAGACGAACCACATGCCCTTTCTACAGACCCCCTTTCATCTGCCTGATCACCACATGATCTTAGTTTTCATCATCCTGGTACCTTCCTTTGTTTGGTGTTTTTCCCAGAACATTAACTAGAGTATTAACTATCTCCTCAGTTTCCCGTTGCCTTTGTCTTCTCATCCACATTCCTACTTCAGTCTTCCAATTAGGCACACCAAACTTGAACTATACTCTGCCTAACCAAATCTCAGACACCTTGCAAGGCCCCGTTTGCCCAACTTAAGTAACCGTTCTTTCTCAGTGTCTTCCCTAATTATTTCGACAATACTAATAACAGTTTTCTCCTATGGCATATACAGAAAGTGTCAACCAATTTAGCATTTATTACATACTATATTATTCCCCAGCTCTCCCGTGTGTTTTAATCTTATCTCCCCAGTAAGATTAGAAATTCCTTATCAAGGCCTTTCGTTTTTTTAATAAACTCTTTGGTGCCAGTGACAGTACTGAGCATTATAGTTGCTGTCAATAAATACTGTCTGAAAGACTGATATTTTCTTCTCAAATTACCCTAATTATCTTGCTCATATTCCTCAAttccaaagataccactttgctTTTATACTTACTTGTCCATTCTTGTAACGTGAATTATGCAGTATACCCTAATTACATCTTGGGACAGTGAAGATGAGGCACAGGCACCACTAATGTTCTTTAGGAGCTTGGACATTAACCATATCCACTATGTGCAAATCCCCTTTCACCCTGGATATTAGCGATGGTTTGCTTCTCTTTGAATTCAAGGATGAAGACCCACAAGTTACCATCCTTACCATAATGAGAACATTTTTTTCCTGGAAACAATTTTGCCATATGGTGGCTGTACTTAAAAACTGGCTTAACTGAAGCACAGAAGAACTGGGTCACAGTGAAATAACTATAGTATTTATACCAAATAAAATCATTACTGGATGAACATTTCCCATATTAAAGATGCATATTTACAAATATGCACACATCTTCTACAAAAGAACGTGACCACACATGAGACATTTATTGGTTTCTTAATCCAACAAGTATCCCAGACATAGCAACAAACATACATTTTCATCTACTTTACCTTATAATGGAAATTTTCATCTTCAAATTTTTCACCATAAATACTTTCTCCACCTGTTCCATTGTGATTTGAGAAGTCTCCACCCTGAATCATGAATTTCTTaataactacaaaaaaagaaaagggttattagagactaagaaatgtatgaCTTCAGCCATGTTAATAATGAATATGTAATAAAGGCGACTTTCTAAAATGACTTTAATCATCTCTCTCCTGCTTCTTTCCCCCAACCATCCCCACAAGAACTTACACTCTTAAGGCTTTTCATAATTTGAGTCTGATCTTTTAAGCCTGAATCTCCCACTAACCCTCAAAGGTTCAGTTCAAATGGCACCTCACCTATAAAATTGTCACTGAGACTCCAAAGCTGCTGCTCCTAATTGTTTCCCATAGTATCTCCACTCTGTAACATAGTTTAGAAGGAGCTGTCTCTCAGCAAATAGTGAATGTAACACAGTGACTGTTTCTCATCCTTGTAACTATGTGCCGGGGTGAGCACATCTTACTGACCCAATAATGTCTGCTGAACAAAGAAAAATCATTCCCAGTAGATTTGTTATACCCTAACGGAAAtatttcagcaatattttcaCTTTGTGTCAAGGGTTCCCAAGACTACTCCCATGTTCGGAGAGTCCCTAGGACTCACGAGACCCAGCACTTGTGTAACACAGTGGCTTGGTAAGATACACAGCTGGGTAAGGGCCAAAAGACAGAGGTAGAATCTGGAGGAATCCACATGCAGGCTTTCTTatgctctctcccttcctttgtgAAGGGTCTCAGAGAGCACTCTTCTGCCAGCAATGGAAATGCGGCAGCATATGTGCAATGTTTCTGCCCAGGGAAGCCCGTTAGACTCAGTGCCCAGGGTTTTTATTGGGAAATGACCCCCCACGTACTCTCTGCCTAGCACGTACCAGGATTCCAGACTCCCAGAATAAAAGCAGATGTTTAGCATAACTCACATTGTTTACACAGTCTAGGCACAGTAAACTACCTTTTATCATTTAGGAAATGGTTCCAGTGCCAAGTTCCCAGACACCAGCCGAGAGCCAACCTTGCAAGCCAACAAGTTCTAAGGATAACCGTCTCAGGCCTGCTATGTTAACTCTTTTTCCTATATACTTTGTTAGGATATTTTGGTATTTTATTAAACTGAAAGTAAATCAAATTAACAATTTCAgctgacatttaaaaataaatgctaaTTTTGTCTTACTCaagtttatataaaaaaagattgGTGAAGCTAGGCTAGTCCATTTCTTTATGCATAAACCTTAGTGCCTTCACACAATACATGAAAAGGAAGCTTTTATTCATTAATTCTACCTCTCATGGCCCAAGCTTTATGGCACCGAGCTATATTTCCTCAGACGTCAAAGCATCCTCCTGGAAACTAATGTACTTTTAACCTTCACTCCTGCTTAGTGTTTTCTTTGCTAACACCTATCAAACAGGATTTGATTATGTACTTGAAGAATAATCAGATTCAGGAAATGTACACATACTTCGATGGAAAGGGCATCCTTTGAAATGGAGAGGTTTCCCAGTTGTGGgtccaatgcctttttctcccgTACACAGTGCACGAAAATTTTCTGCAGTTTTAGGTACAATATCTGCAAACAATTCTAGGACAATTCGACCaactaaaaggaaagagaatgaaTCTTGTCAGTAAGCAAAACGAGTAaccaaatgaataaatgatacAAGAACAGTTGGTACAATTAATGGCTACTGAGATTACTCAAGAATTATCAAGtgctttttttggtcatttttctAATCCTTAAAATTAATCTAAAGTATCACATATCTAGATTAATTTGAAACAATTATTCTTCTACAGCACAGAAAGGATCATAAGCAATAGCCAGCAGATTAGCATTATATAAGGTTCACCATGAAGTACAAATGGTTTAATATTCTGAGTAATATCTTTGAATGTACTCAGAATTTCCAATCACCAAGTAACCAACAGGAGTAAACACCCTTTAAGTGGTCAGGTTGGCCGAGTTTTATGTATTGCTGCAGTCCTTGTATCTGTGGAAGCCGCCTgaggaaaaaactgaaaaagttCTCCTTCTAGACAACTCGTAGCACTAATTCCAAAACAAACTCACTCTACGTGTGAGGGTGTGTGTCACACACCCACAGTCACCCAGAGGCCCGGAATTGTGACATGTCCGTGTGTACCTGCACTCAAACATACTGCCTGGCCAGTAATTCTAGCATGTTCCCAAAAAAGAGCACTTCAGTTACAAAGCAGCACACGCTCTAACTCACAAGCGCTTAGGAACGTATCCATGTAACCTAGGCAACTACATTGCTACACTGAGCTCATTCCTCCAATGCCACAATACTCCCCTATCCGACTGGACCTGTAAATTAAGAACCGGTAATAagaatacggaaaccctggtggcgtagc comes from Loxodonta africana isolate mLoxAfr1 chromosome 13, mLoxAfr1.hap2, whole genome shotgun sequence and encodes:
- the PPID gene encoding peptidyl-prolyl cis-trans isomerase D, producing MSHPSPQTKPSSPSNPRVFFDVDIGGERVGRIVLELFADIVPKTAENFRALCTGEKGIGPTTGKPLHFKGCPFHRIIKKFMIQGGDFSNHNGTGGESIYGEKFEDENFHYKHDQEGLLSMANAGRNTNGSQFFITTVPTPHLDGKHVVFGQVIKGMGVARILENVEVKGENPAKLCVIAECGELKEGEDWGIFPKDGSGDSHPDFPEDADIDLKDVDKIVFITEDLKNIGNTFFKSQNWEMAIKKYAKVLRYVESSKAVIEKADRSKLQPVALSCVLNIGACKLKMSDWQGAIDSCLEALEIDPLNTKALYRRAQGWQGLKEYDNALADLKKAQEVAPEDKAIQAELLKVKQKIKAQKDKEKAAYAKMFA